In Chrysemys picta bellii isolate R12L10 chromosome 3, ASM1138683v2, whole genome shotgun sequence, a single genomic region encodes these proteins:
- the LOC135982199 gene encoding uncharacterized protein LOC135982199 — protein MTTKEEKAKEEAHKRAMELKEKEIELRDREEKAKEEAHKREMELKEKEIEEREKERKHELEVAKAKQDAPANANNPPPGTTSHPRKFPTYKAGDDTEAFLENFERACLGYSIAADQYMVELRPQLSGPLAEVAAEMPKEHMNSYELFKNKARLRMGLTPEHARRRFRALKWKPGVSFTRHAYHIDKNCDAWVSGANVKSLEDLLSLVKMEQFLEGVPEEIERYILDRKPKTVTEAGEIGAKWVEVAEKKKTSSSWSEYQKGQAETKPYHRGQPKAPPTSQGKPQTPFHPTTPVSTNQHRPGDTLAGRCFKCNELGHIKAHCPKNPNRLQFITPQSHQRSPNPDASLIPSERRETLRVGGKKVTARRDTGAQVSTIHQSLVDPKLINPEATVTIQLFVSQSVTLPTATLHVQYKGWSGMWTFAVYDNYPIPMLLGEDLANNVKLAKRVGIVTRSQAKQAFTPIPVPEPSTRAPSVLPETQPTMVEPDPLPTTATAVVDPIPETQPKPVPEPELATQPAPEPLPALSPALANPSTTSTPEGTSEPELAEAADNPTQEAQPEPEIPHSAPADSGSQSMETAPAPASLPEGPSPSPQSKEELMSPASREQFQAEQEADDSLQKAWAAVRSTPPPLSSSNQSRFVIEQGLLYKETLSGGHQEDWHPQRQLVVPTKYRVKLLGLAHDHPSGHSGVNRTKDRLGKSFHWEGMGKDVAKYVRSCEVCQRVGKPQDQVKVPLQPLPIIEVPFQRVAVDILGPFPKKTPRGKQYVLTFMDFATRWPEAVPLSNTRAKSVCQALTDIFARRIKRLPVYSPGNR, from the exons atgactacaaaagaagaaaaagccaaagaggaggcccacaagagagctatggagctgaaagaaaaagagatagagctgagagacagagaagagaaagccaaagaggaggctcacaagagagagatggagctaaaagaaaaagagatagaggagagagaaaaagaaaggaagcatgaactggaagtagcaaaggctaagcaggatgcaccagccaatgctaacaacccccctccaggtaccacttcccatcccagaaaattccccacctacaaggcaggcgatgatactgaggccttcttagaaaattttgaaagggcctgccttggatacagcatcgctgcagaccagtacatggtagagctgaggccgcagctcagtggacccttagcagaggtggcggctgaaatgcctaaggaacacatgaacagttatgaactttttaaaaacaaggccagactcagaatggggctaacacccgagcatgcccgtcggcggttcagagccctaaagtggaaacccggtgtgtcatttacccgtcatgcctaccacattgacaaaaattgtgatgcctgggtatcaggagcaaatgttaaatctctggaagatctgctttccctagtaaaaatggagcagtttttagagggtgttcctgaggaaatagaaaggtacatcctagataggaagcccaaaactgtaactgaggcgggggagattggagccaaatgggtggaggtggcagaaaagaaaaaaactagtagcagttggagcgaatatcagaaggggcaagccgaaacaaaaccttaccaccggggacaacctaaggccccacccacatcccaagggaaaccccagacgccttttcaccccaccacaccagtctccaccaaccaacatcgtcccggtgataccttagcagggcgatgttttaaatgtaatgaactgggacatataaaggctcactgccccaagaaccccaaccgattacagttcattacaccccaatcacaccaaagatccccaaacccagatgcctctctcataccctcggagcgaagggaaaccttgagagtgggcggaaagaaggttaccgctcggagggacactggggctcaagtgtcaactatccaccaatccctagtggaccccaaactcatcaacccggaggctacagtgacaattcaactcttcgtgtcacagtctgtaaccttgcctacagccacgttgcatgtccagtacaagggctggtcaggaatgtggacttttgcagtctatgacaattatcccattcccatgctgctgggggaagatttggccaacaatgtgaagctagccaagagggtgggaatagtcacccgcagccaggctaagcaagctttcacccccatccctgttcctgagccgtccaccagggccccatctgtgttaccagagacccaaccAACgatggtggaaccggatcccctgccaacgactgcaacagccgtagtggatccaatcccagagacccagccaaagccagtcccagaaccggaactggcaacgcaaccagcaccagaaccattgccagcactgagtccagcgcttgcaaacccatctacaacttcaacgccagagggcaccagcgagcctgaactggcagaagcagcagataaccctacccaagaggctcagccagagcctgagataccacatagtgcaccagcggacagcggttcacagtcaatggaaacagccccagcacctgcatcgcttccagagggaccaagccccagtccacagtccaaggaggaactgatgtctccagcatcaagggaacagttccaggccgagcaggaagcagatgacagccttcagaaagcttgggcggcggtgcggagcaccccaccgcctctcagctcttctaaccaatcccggtttgttatagaacaaggacttttatacaaggagactctttctggtgggcaccaggaagactggcatcctcaaagacagttggtagttcccactaagtatcgggtaaagctcttgggcttagcccatgatcatcccagtggccattctggggtgaacagaaccaaagaccggttggggaagtccttccactgggagggaatgggcaaggacgttgctaaatatgtccggtcttgtgaggtgtgccaacgagtgggaaagccccaagaccaggttaaagtccctctccagccactacccataattgaggtcccatttcagcgcgtagctgtggatattctgggtcctttcccaaagaagacacccagaggaaagcagtacgttctgactttcatggattttgctacccgatggccggaagcagtacccttaagcaacaccagggctaaaagtgtgtgccaggcattaacagacatttttgccagg agaattaaacgtttgccagtttacagcccaggaaacagatga